ACTGTAAGCATTCTTCAAGAAACCAATTCACAAAACAGCCCTTTAAATAGAAGAAACAAATTGAGAAGGATTCATAACTGTGTGGGATCTATAGTAGGAAAAGAATCAGTAAAAAAGAAGATAATAAAAGGAGAGTGACTGAGAAGAAAAACAACATATAATTGAATTAGTGACTTGCTTTCTTGGAGAATAATTACATTTAATATCTTAACTTTGCATAATTAAAAAAGTTACAGCCAGCTCTTACTTCAATTGCTTGCTTCGACAAATAAAGGTTGTAGTCGACACTCATAAAAGAACTGCCAACCAAGCTTATCAAAGACATCTATTTCATGTAAAGGAGAGGACTGACAGCCCAAAATCTGATGCTTCCAGTATTTATTCATATCTTTCCAATGGTGTTTGAAGTCATCAATTGAAACATCCTTTGATTTGGGCAAAAGAGGTTTCATGAATCTCGCCTTTATTATTTATTGTACGCAACATACATCTACCACTTAGTGTGGGGAAGAGATAGTTTTCATTCGCTAGGTCATAACCAATATACCATAGGTAGTCAAATTGCCAGATCATTCAGGACAATAATTCACTGTCAACTGAATCTTCAAGTAGttccaaaatttttaattatgGAACAACCAAAGAAATAGTTTGTTGTGATAGCAAAGCTATAAATTCAGCTGCTTGTAATGCATAGTCATCAATTTCCCAAATATTTTGGACTTTGCAATCTTAATGATATTGTCGACTAGATGGAAATTACACAAAGCACATTAACAAGGGGCATTTGTTGATCAGACCAAAACTTACCACCATACCTACAAGCGCACTAGCGAACAAGGCTTTTTATAGCTTTACACACTTCAATTATTGCAACTTAAACTATCATATGCATTTTCCACAATGAAATTAAACGTCAGATTGAGAAAATTGGTTTGGTTCCCTTAGATGTTCTTTAAGACCAATATCATTTCCACTAAAACCATACCACCTCTATTGATACGATGACAACAACAAtaacttttataaaaaaatctttccaCGGTAAGCATGACCTATgtttcttaaaaagaaaaaaaaaaaaggattcatGAAACACTAGAAATAACTTGCaggagttcaaaataaaaaataaaaaaaatgttaaaaCCGTAAAACggcaaacaaaataataataataatcttttttAATTTCCTTCTGAAGTATAATACAACTTTTTGAAGAGGTCTTGATAATCCACTAATTTTTAATagtgaaaaaaaaatacaaattgcaAGCCCATGAAGTCTTGGAATACTATAAGCCTGCATGAGTAGGTTTCGTAAGTCGAACTCCTCACCTCTAAAAAATCGTGAGAGATTACTCACATGTCCTGCCACGTTATTAAATGAGTTTAATTTTGAGAAAAATCTTCAGACCACATCACTACTAAccctaaaaaaaaaaacaccgGACTTCCACAAAAATTGTAGTTTTCTACACACTCAACTCCCCAGAAGTCACCccacaaagaaaaagaaggcagatCAAAAAGCCTGAAACTTGCATATCAGATAGAATCGTCAAAACAAAGATAGGGAGTGGCTTCATCATAGGGAAAAAAGGACACAAAATGGGTCTGTCAAAATTCAGAATTCGATCATTGAGTAGTAACAGAGGAACGAaaagaaaggcaaaaaaaaaaaaagagtcttcCAAAAAAACAACAATTGCCTCCTTGTTATCAAGTGATTGCTCGTCTGTGAATCGCTTCGCGTACCTGGAGAAGAAACCGTCGAAAAGACAAGCAAAGATCGAGCATCTTGGGATCAAGAACACGATCAATCTAGTCTGGTAACTTACCCTCCCTCTCTGTCTCACACACACAGTGGAGGTTGTTCTTACTCGCCCCAAAAGTAGCCGCAGCAGTAGCAGTGGGGGTTCcttgtttattatttttataaagataATTACACCCCACGAAAAGACCCGAAAGGGACCCAGATGATCTCTACCATAAATCTCGTCATCTCCAACCTTTGCAGTCGGGTATCCGCGACCGGTGAGTCCGTCGGTGTGTCAACCGTTGGACTTATTTTTATGGCGTCGAGAGAAATTTGAGAAAATAAAAGGCGTGTCGCAACGCGTTTCCCACCACAGAAAGGATGGGCCCCGCACGTTAGGTTAGGTGGGGCCCGTAGATTCCCACTGGGTATACGCGGGGTAGCGGCGCAGGTGGGCGAGTTTGGTATTCTGCAGACACATACCGGCACAAAGCTGACGCCCGACGACGACACGATTAGAATCGAGCGGAGTTTGTCGTCTTGTGAGGACGAGTCGGCCGCCGCTCAACTTCTTCCATTGTTAGGGTAAATTACAATACTGCCCGCATCAATCATACCTTTTGAAGTggataatattaattataaacttaataAAATAAAGATAATTTATCGAAAAAACCTcccactatttatttatttatttattttttatatttacccGAGCACGCCGCTATATTCTCAAATTACTATAACTTGCTATAGGACATggtccattattattattattatttaaattgatCCGATTCAATAAAatcttttatataataataataaatttattataaatattaattatttaaaatcgaCTATATAAATCTTTTATCACCATTAAAATCTATTTTAGTTAAATTTTGAatacttaaattttattaaaattattttagatcTTCTTCTATACCAtcaacattaattatttcactaTCACTTATGAAACAGGTCaccataaacactcctatgagtatgaAAACCAGAACATAAAGCAAGTAGTATCAATATGTTCCACTCACTGATAAGCATTTCCATATTGTCAAAACCAGAACAAAAAACAAGCAATAGCAATTCCACAATTTTCACAAATGGTTGGGAGTCGTTTATTGGATCCATAGGATTGAACATGGCTATGGTGACAGAAATCGGAGCATGAATAACATGTGATGCGAACGATCGATATTAATATATCACTACCAAAATATGTAAAAGCAAAAATTTAAATTGATACTCAAGCAGCTAACTAATTTCTGAATTGAATTTATAACAGCCCAAGAAATCAAGTTGGAGACGGTGACCAATTCCACAAGGAAGCAAGCACAATGTTCATGAAATGGTCAATATAGTTGAGCTACATTTCATTTGAAGTGTCCATCAATAACGTAACCGAGTCAAAACTTACTCAGCTGTAATCCACGAGATCAGCTTCGGGTGGATAATTTCATGTGTAGATTTGTCAGCGATCATTTTTTAGGTCAGAATCCAGTGACTCTACTGAACCCCTGAAAAAAGTTGGTCTTCTGCTTGAACAAAGCATTGAAAGAACACCTGAATCCAGTGACAGAGTTCACTGACATTGCACACTATGTATGAAAtataagaaagagagagagagagagagggaataaATATTCaagagaagatgaaactgatatCAGCTTATAAATTCAGCAGGTTTATGTCATATTCGTATCATGAAACTAATGAAAAATGCAATTTATGCAGACCATAAAAAGAAGGAATTTCACCTATCAAAAAGaaatgataaataatataaaaactcAACAGTTTGCAGCACATGGAAATTGTGACAAACATCATAACAACGATATGAGTAATGAGAGTGTTAGCCGGCTTAGTTGGTATAGACTTTATCAGATCATCGAAAGTCTATTCAAATCCAGCATTCACAACTTATCTCttgccaaaaataaaaataaaagacatAGTAGTTGTACATTTTCCAAATATCACAAGGAAGAAGAATGAAGCTATTCTGACCAGAAATAGCACACTGCTTTGCTGAAAGAAACCAAAGTCTGCCTGTCATCCAAGCCCAAGCTTCCCCATCTCATTTTGCACGGCATGATGATAAAATAACAAAAGGAGCACCACCTTCCGGTATCAGAAAAGCATGTAGGGCAGATATTCATAGAAACTTTGCTCTATCCCAATTTCTTTCGTTGGTAAAACCTAAACATCCCTCACCTTAATCTTGATCTCAGTATGTGGATGGACCAGCTTCATTGGGCTAGAAGGATGTGAATTGAACTTCTTTACCAAAAACTTGAAACATGGCACCAAGAACATGTAAAGAGTACCAAGGATGAAAGGCACTGTGACAATCCAGCCTAACaactgtaaaaatgaagtatgttaTGTACATTGGCCCAAATAGGTAACCAAGTGCAAGGTTCACCGTACTACAATATACCGCCCTGTATGAGCAATATATACCGATTTGATAGGGGACCGATACGGATGATACATACGGATTTGTCGGTATGCCCTATCATGTGTCGGTGTGTTAGTATGATTCGAAATGTACCATACCGACAATCAATCGGTACATCTGTACGGACTGGTAAGGCAAACCATGCCaagtgataaacaaacaaaagcttTGTATTCATAATGTAAACATGGTGAAGATGCCTCTTAGGCAATAGCAAGATGAACAAGGTAATGATAATCAATAGAAAGGAAAAGCAAGAGGAATAGTGTCTGCTGCAACACTCTCGCAGATAGTCTTGAACTATAAAACGTATACTACTTATAAGGAAGTTGCAGAAAATGTAGGGGTGTTTCACATGCTTTCATTTGTGTATGATTTTGTTTTGATGAATATCAAATTCACAATCATGCATATACAGGATTCTCCAGGCCTTGCTATTAAAAGAATTGTGAAATTATCTTTCATGATCTCACCACTGAGATAATGTCTCTAATACTGAAAAATATAGTCCAACATTGTAtgtgaataaaaaaagaaaaaagaaataaagagagaCGATAGTGAAAATAGTgtgcttttcttctttcttagTTGTTGTCATCAGTATATATGCGCTGAAGCTTCAACCAATCAATCAGATTTTCCCAGTCCCAGTTAAAAGTTAAAAAGTAAAGCAAAATGTTCCCAAGCTCAACTTAAAGTAACTACTTaatcaaaaatcaaaatttaaagtGCAAGTATGTAACTATTACTCAAAAGGATGGCATTACCATATCAGTTCCTTATTAGAGAATGTTCAGAGACAAAGACTAGTACCAACCGCATGTAATATGGCAATTAACACTCCTTGCGAGGCTTGACCACTAACTACCTTGCTGAGTGCATCAGATGTTAGTGGGAAATGACGACCACCAGTGATGAGTTCACCCAAGCGCAAGAATGGAATCACCATACTTCAAAAATTAGAATTTGTTAATTGTCAGAATATGAGAATATACAGAAAGCAAAGTAGATGACGtaaatgatccttttttaattgtATTCCTATTATAGTTATATGGAGGGTAAAtacaatatttaattattttgcaGAACTTCTAATCTAGAATGTTGCAGACAACTGGTTGTCGTAATGATGAACCAACAGAAAATTAACTAAAACCAAATAATGTGATACAATAAACAGTATGTTTTTGAAAGAGAACATTTTATTAACCTGGTGCCCCTTGCTAATGTAATATCATGCTGACACTATTTCACATATCACAAGTACCGCCAGATGACTCAAAATGTGGGAGCAGTTGCAGAAACAGTTTATCAATTGGAATGAAGAGAGAGGGAAGAAGGTATAGGATATTGAAAAAGTTTATTGATAGTATGCTAAACATGGAAGTAGAACAGGCAAAATTCAACAAGTGTATCAGATAGTATGCTCCAATAAAACCAGATCGAGCAATTTCGCTTTTTCCAAATATAAACCTTCAAATCAGTAAAAATTGGTCCACACTGACGGGTACATTTAAGAttttaagaatattttattttgttttctttgaaTATGACTTATTTTTTTAGAAGCTGCCAAAATTCTGAAGCcagtaagaaaattagtccagaaAAGAAGACAAGGAACAAGGTGCCTTATTGAAGATCATGTCCAAAAACCGAAGTTAATCCtaattaaaaataaagattatttctGTACTCTATCGTATATATCTGCATGGGACTAATTCAAATCCAAATTTAATATGCTTATTTTTATACTCTGTACAGTATGAATGGTCCTATACCATACAAATAGGGTAGAATGACGagtaaatcaaatcaaaattgaTTGGCAAAATAATCTTATTTTAGTTTCTTTACTCCACCATAGACATATAGCTGAAGTCTTCTTTATTTTATTCTCctgatatgctttagatttatatAATTATGAAATCAATAAAAACTACataaaggccttctttcaatggTGTGGTTACATCTTCCATGTATGAGACATGTTGGAAATGTGAAGTCTTCATCTCTAAGAGTGATTCCTTATGCCAGAGGGAGtcatatttatctttttattttttttttaacttcttcTAATATcatatctcttttattttttgacaATTATCAAATCCTGCAAAAATTTTTGCTCTATGATCCCTTCTTTGGATTTTTGTTCCACACCAAAATGTGCAGAGTTTTGGCAGTGCTGTCCTACTTCAGGTGGGATCCCACCAAACACCTTGCTACATCACACCAATATTGTCCTAAACAATTTTTTGTTCAGTGTGATATTTGCTGAAAACGTGTTGCTAGAGCAGACATTGTTTTGTTTCAGTTCAAACCAGATATTTAACTTGTAAAATCTAGCATTTGTCTAGAGCCTTATTGACTACCTTGATAATTAATGTTGAATCTGTTTAATTCTGAAGTGATTGCATAAGTCATTCCGCAATTGCATGATAATGAATCATATAAGAACTGCATAAGAATACCTCAACATGTAAATTAAAGAGGGATACTCGATAATACCTCAGCTCAATTGGAGTGGCAACAAAATTCGCAAGCATTACACTGGGAGCATGACAATGATGTCTGAGTATTGCAATCGCCATCCCACAAAGAAATACAGTGACCCCTGTTATCAAAACAATAAATGgttgtataaatattttaaattgcaCCTTACATAAAAAACTGTCTGACTGTGGATGCGCATCCAGGAAAGAGTATCAATGTTGTAAAGTCAGCTGGCATCTGGCCTTGCTTTTAACAGATATATGGTCTTAACAACACAAACTAGATGGTTGAAACTAAATGAACAGTTGAACACTTACAATTATAAGAAACAACTTTGTCAAGGACTAGAatttttgatatatttattattcAATAGAAAGTATTAATTCATGAACAAATTTATCAAAGAATATTGGCAAAACCTAATCTAGCTCA
Above is a genomic segment from Musa acuminata AAA Group cultivar baxijiao chromosome BXJ3-4, Cavendish_Baxijiao_AAA, whole genome shotgun sequence containing:
- the LOC135584033 gene encoding uncharacterized protein LOC135584033 isoform X3, with amino-acid sequence MPLWRCGLIPWMNRKVVDPFLQIIRKGAEPKQLAFSAALGMSLGLFPICGVTVFLCGMAIAILRHHCHAPSVMLANFVATPIELSMVIPFLRLGELITGGRHFPLTSDALSKVVSGQASQGVLIAILHAVFFQCFVQAEDQLFSGVQ
- the LOC135584033 gene encoding uncharacterized protein LOC135584033 isoform X2, with translation MPLWRCGLIPWMNRKVVDPFLQIIRKGAEPKQLAFSAALGMSLGLFPICGVTVFLCGMAIAILRHHCHAPSVMLANFVATPIELSMVIPFLRLGELITGGRHFPLTSDALSKVVSGQASQGVLIAILHALLGWIVTVPFILGTLYMFLVPCFKFLVKKFNSHPSSPMKLVHPHTEIKIKVRDV
- the LOC135584033 gene encoding uncharacterized protein LOC135584033 isoform X1; protein product: MPLWRCGLIPWMNRKVVDPFLQIIRKGAEPKQLAFSAALGMSLGLFPICGVTVFLCGMAIAILRHHCHAPSVMLANFVATPIELSMVIPFLRLGELITGGRHFPLTSDALSKVVSGQASQGVLIAILHAGIPTNPYVSSVSVPYQIGIYCSYRAVYCSTVNLALGYLFGPMYITYFIFTVVRLDCHSAFHPWYSLHVLGAMFQVFGKEVQFTSF